One window of Trifolium pratense cultivar HEN17-A07 linkage group LG5, ARS_RC_1.1, whole genome shotgun sequence genomic DNA carries:
- the LOC123883780 gene encoding U3 small nucleolar RNA-associated protein 25 produces the protein MKERQHAPLTIASNLKRKRKEDKGKKNKKEGRRKEKETEIKVDIIEPESSLEDDHDEEGFDDDSPRSNVVGSLQQDPDDNDSGSIDGSETEEDIEFSHSDEEDIRTTGGAKSEDSADLSSFDLHLQHNLSKEEIDNLKDLKFSWDVPVIGVSNCKWTGTGENILEDLNINSCPGLKEKLYEHWMDVSKGKDINSPKQQMFFSLCSSYRDILHCNKRPFYLKGIEDTSIMDAYIMHSLNHVFKTRDCVKKNDVKLAKLEEGADSEKFRDQGFTRPKVLILLPLASIAYRVVKRLIQLTPSAYKVNVEHLDRFSDKFGGEDHKGDKDGQESENAYPQKSSKPDDFELLFGGNNEDDFMIGIKFTRKAIKLFSDFHTSDFIIASPLCLANKIEEVGSNTEKDLDFLSSIEVLIIDHADVIAMQNWDHVHTVIEHLNRLPSKQPRTDVMRIRPWYLDEQARFYRQTIILGFYSNPDINASFNHQCSNYEGKVKLLCEYKGVIHKVLPKIQQVYVRFNIDSIVEADDNRFDYFVKKVFPRIKDSDQGGIMIFASSYFEFIRIRNFLKSQNASFCLLGEYTTQKDISRARLWFFEGKRKIMLYTERSHFYHRYKIRGVKNLIMYSLPERKELYPEIVNALDASESENTPCTVLFSRLDKFRLERIVGTTPAKTMVTSEKPVFVFCE, from the exons ATGAAGGAGCGTCAACATGCTCCTCTTACCATTGCTTCTAACTTGAAAAG GAAAAGGAAAGAAGATAAAggtaagaaaaataagaaagaaggtCGAAGGAAGGAGAAAGAAACAGAGATAAAAGTTGACATCATTGAACCTGAGAGTTCGCTGGAGGATGACCATGACGAAGAAG GGTTTGACGATGATTCTCCTAGAAGCAATGTTGTGGGAAGCTTGCAGCAAGATCCTGATGACAATGATTCTGGATCAATAGATGGTTCTGAGACTGAAGAGGACATTGAGTTTTCTCATTCAGATGAAGAGGATATTAGGACAACTGGTGGAGCAAAATCCGAGGATTCAGCGGATTTAAG CTCTTTTGATTTACATTTGCAACATAATTtatcaaaagaagaaattgacaACCTAAAGGACTTGAAATTTAGTTGGGATGTACCAGTTATTGGTGTCTCAAATTGCAAGTGGACAGGAACTGGAGAAAATATCTTGGAG GATTTGAATATCAACTCATGTCCTGGCCTGAAGGAAAAGTTGTACGAGCATTGGATGGATGTCTCCAAAGGCAAGGATATCAATTCACCAAAACAACAGATGTTTTTCTCCCTTT GTAGCAGCTACCGGGATATACTTCATTGTAACAAGAGACCATTCTATCTAAAAGGCATCGAAGACACAAGCATCATGGATGCATACATAATGCATTCT CTCAATCACGTCTTCAAAACCAGAGATTGTGTTAAAAAGAATGATGTCAAACTGGCTAAGCTTGAAGAGGGTGCAGATAGTGAGAAATTCCGAGATCAAGGTTTTACTCGTCCCAAG GTTTTAATTTTGTTGCCATTGGCAAGTATTGCGTACCGTGTTGTAAAGAGGCTTATACAACTTACACCTTCAGCTTACAAG GTCAATGTTGAACATCTGGATCGCTTTTCTGATAAATTTGGAGGTGAAGATCATAAGGGTGACAAGGATGGCCAGGAGTCTGAAAATGCATACCCTCAGAAGTCATCCAAACCGGATGACTTTGAACTACTTTTTGGAGGCAATAATGAGGACGACTTTATGATTGGCATAAAATTTACTAG AAAGGCCATCAAGTTGTTCAGTGATTTCCACACCTCAGACTTTATTATTGCTTCACCACTTTGTTTAGCTAAT AAAATTGAAGAGGTTGGAAGCAATACGGAAAAAGATCTAGATTTTCTTTCATCCATAGAG GTTCTGATTATTGATCATGCAGATGTAATAGCAATGCAG AACTGGGATCATGTGCATACAGTTATTGAACATTTGAACCGCTTACCGTCCAAGCAGCCCAGAACAGATGTTATGCGCATTAGACCATG GTATCTTGACGAGCAAGCCAGATTTTATAGGCAAACTATAATTCTAGGTTTTTATTCGAATCCAG ATATAAACGCTTCATTCAATCATCAATGTTCTAATTATGAAGGGAAG GTGAAGCTGTTGTGTGAATATAAAGGTGTTATACACAAAGTGCTCCCTAAGATTCAACAG GTTTATGTACGGTTTAATATAGACTCAATAGTAGAGGCTGATGATAACCGTTTTGATTATTTTGTGAAGAAG GTTTTCCCAAGAATAAAAGATTCTGATCag GGAGGGATCATGATATTTGCCAGCTCTTACTTCGAATTTATTCGAATCCGAAATTTTTTGAAGTCCCAAAATGCTTCCTTCTGTCTGCTTGGGGA GTATACAACCCAAAAGGATATTTCTCGTGCTCGTCTTTGGTTCTTTGaagggaaaagaaaaattatgctTTACACAGAGAGATCTCATTTTTACCACAGATATAAG ATTCGCGGGGTTAAGAATTTAATCATGTATTCTCTCCCAGAGAGGAAGGAGCTTTACCCAGAG ATTGTTAATGCGCTTGATGCTTCTGAGTCTGAAAACACGCCATGCACTGTCCTTTTTTCGCGCCTCGACAAATTTCGG CTGGAAAGAATAGTTGGAACAACTCCGGCGAAAACAATGGTGACTTCGGAGAAAccggtttttgttttttgcgaATAG